The genomic interval CCCGTCACTCTAGCGGCCGCTGAGGGCCGGGCGCGACGCGCTCGGCCCTCCGGTCAGCCGGCGTTTCCCGGATGGCGCCGGAGCGCGTCGATGCTCCACGGGCCCGGGCCGGCGGCCGAGAGGTACAGCCACACGAAGCAGAAGAACACGGCCGGTAATCCGTTGTTGAATAGCGGCCAGAACCCCATCGGCGCGTGGGCCTTGAAATACGCCACCGCCATCTCGCCCGCGAGCACGAACGCCACCGGGCGCGCGAACAGACCCACGAGCATCAGCGTGCCCCCGATCACCTCGAACAGGCCGGCGACGCCGAGCAGCGACGCGATCGGCACCGTGCCCCCATTGGGGAGCAGCGCGTGCGGGAACGCGAACAACTTGCCGGTCCCGTACTGCATGAAGAGAAACGCGGCGGCGATCCGCATGACGCTGCGCAGTTGCGGCGCCCACGAGCGCCAGCGGGCGGTGAGTGTCTGCTCGTTCATGGCACGTCCTTGACCGGGATTCGTTCGTCGGCGCGGGGCATCCCGGGCCGCCCCTGAATAGTATCCGCATCGCCGGTGATCATGCCCGCGCGGC from Gemmatimonadaceae bacterium carries:
- a CDS encoding DoxX family protein — translated: MNEQTLTARWRSWAPQLRSVMRIAAAFLFMQYGTGKLFAFPHALLPNGGTVPIASLLGVAGLFEVIGGTLMLVGLFARPVAFVLAGEMAVAYFKAHAPMGFWPLFNNGLPAVFFCFVWLYLSAAGPGPWSIDALRRHPGNAG